Genomic segment of Barnesiella propionica:
ACCGGAAGTTTCGGTAACGCCGTATTGCGAAGATTTATAGACAGCGACCTCCGTGAAATCCGGATTTTCAGCCGTGATGAAAAAAAACAAGACGACATGCGTCACCACCTTCAGAACCCCAAAGTGAAGTTCTACATCGGAGACGTACGTGACAAACGCAGCGTAGACGGTGTGATGAGCGGTGTCGACTACATCTTCCACGCCGCCGCATTAAAACAAGTCCCGTCGTGCGAATTCTTCCCCACGCAGGCCGTCCGCACGAACGTATTAGGCACCGAGAACGTCCTCGACTCCGCCATCTCTCACGGTGTTAAGAACATCGTAGTCCTGTCCACCGACAAAGCCTGCTACCCCGTCAATGCAATGGGCATCAGCAAAGCCATGATGGAAAAAGTAGCCATCGCCAAAGCCCGTCAGCTCGGCCCCGATGCCGCTACGACCATCTGCTGCACCCGTTACGGCAACGTGATGGCCAGCCGCGGCAGCGTCATCCCCCTGTGGGTAGAACAAATGAAAACCAACCAAGTCATCACCATCACCGACCCCCACATGTCCCGCTTCATGATGACCCTCGACGATGCCGTAGACCTGGTCCTGTACGCGTTCCAGCACGGTCGTAACGGCGACCTGTTCGTACAGAAAGCCCCGGCCGCGACCCTCGACACGCTGG
This window contains:
- a CDS encoding polysaccharide biosynthesis protein — encoded protein: TGSFGNAVLRRFIDSDLREIRIFSRDEKKQDDMRHHLQNPKVKFYIGDVRDKRSVDGVMSGVDYIFHAAALKQVPSCEFFPTQAVRTNVLGTENVLDSAISHGVKNIVVLSTDKACYPVNAMGISKAMMEKVAIAKARQLGPDAATTICCTRYGNVMASRGSVIPLWVEQMKTNQVITITDPHMSRFMMTLDDAVDLVLYAFQHGRNGDLFVQKAPAATLDTLASALKSLYHKDTEVKIIGTRHGEKLYETLVSREEMSKAEDMGDYYRIPCDTRDLNYDKYFVEGQEKVSRIEDYHSHNTRRLDEEGMKSLLLKLEMIQTDLKTH